A stretch of Mya arenaria isolate MELC-2E11 chromosome 14, ASM2691426v1 DNA encodes these proteins:
- the LOC128216736 gene encoding 26S proteasome non-ATPase regulatory subunit 10-like — protein sequence MEYHGILNQRVLTAMRKRDVEKVQQLLLMPNYDLNYASKKKITPLILASNLGLSSICEKLVSLKVDIDNCDLDGRTALHHASSHGYTDIVTLLISAGACINAVSEEGDAPLHEAVSSGHINTVEALLQTGSDANRPNHMTGSTTLDLAVLHERSEVVELLIKHGANIHHKSRARETALHYAVQVASVNIIEQLLQADADINALNNIGESPLTVAIQERKLSIIKYLVEAGCELDHKELLSPMYIACRQNSQDIICYLLSEGFNLSLDRWLLRYTYLKLAESNPDLLETVLYQCENPVSLKESCRSTIRKSLRPELAKNLAKLKLPKSLKTWIGTDNIYS from the exons ATGGAGTACCATGGGATCCTAAACCAGCGTGTGCTGACGGCCATGCGGAAGAGGGACGTGGAAAAGGTACAGCAGCTGCTTCTTATGCCCAACTATGACCTCAACTATGCCTCAAAGAAGAAAATCACTCCTCTGATTCTTGCTTCAAATCTAG GCCTATCAAGCATATGTGAGAAGCTGGTGTCATTAAAGGTTGACATTGACAACTGTGACCTTGATGGTAGAACAGCCCTACACCATGCCAGTAGCCATGGTTACACAGACATAGTCACCCTCCTCATATCAGCTGGGGCTTGTATCAACGCA GTGAGTGAGGAAGGAGATGCGCCACTCCATGAAGCTGTAAGCTCAGGGCACATTAACACGGTAGAGGCTCTACTCCAGACAGGAAGTGATGCCAATAGGCCCAACCATATGACAGGCAGTACAACACTTGACCTCGCTGTTCTACATGAAAGGTCAGAGGTCGTGGAGTTGCTGATCAAACACGGAGCAAATATCCACCA CAAGTCCCGAGCCAGAGAAACAGCCCTCCACTACGCAGTGCAAGTCGCGTCGGTTAACATCATAGAACAGTTACTACAGGCAGATGCTGACATTAACGCTTTAAACAACATAGGCGAATCTCCCCTGACGGTCGCCATTCAAGAACGGAAACTAAGCATTATTAAATACCTCGTAGAGGCAGGCTGTGAATTGGATCACAAGGAGTTGTTGTCCCCGATGTACATTGCGTGCAGACAGAACAGCCAGGATATCATATGTTACTTGTTGTCGGAAGGGTTTAACCTCAGTCTAGACAGGTGGCTTTTAAGGTACACATATCTGAAACTTGCTGAGAGTAATCCGGACTTACTGGAAACAGTTCTGTATCAATGTGAAAATCCTGTTTCCCTGAAGGAGAGTTGTCGATCAACGATTCGTAAATCCCTGAGGCCAGAGCTGGCAAAAAATCTTGCCAAACTGAAGTTGCCAAAATCGCTTAAAACCTGGATTGGGACTGACAACATTTACAGctaa